The sequence ACTTGCTTCCTTTTTAACTAAAGAGGCTAAACACAATTAAAGGAAAACTACTCTCATATAGAAGGGCGTTTCCCTTTAATAATTTTATTATTTAGTTATGTATATCGTATTAACTCTACTTAGTTATGATATTAGTTTTTAGATTCTGTAGTTACAGGAATATCATTAGAATTAATTTTCATTGCTTCTTTAACTTTCTTAAGTCCTGAGTCAATTGTTTTTCTTATTGCTATAGTCAATGTATTTAACGCCTTAGTAACTGCACTAACAACTGCATCTCCTACTATTTTCTTTACATAAGCATCATTATTACTCTTATTAGCGAATTTACCCTTTTTAGCCATTGCTCGAAGTGCCATAGCCCCTGCTATAGTTGCATCTTTAGGCCTTTCAGCAGCAGTACCACCAGTTTTTTCTAACTTAACAGCATCTCCATCATTTTTAATCATAGCTTTTAGGATATCAGCACCAGTTACTGCTCCAACAGCCTTAGCTGCATCAGTTGCTGATTCCTTTTCATTAGAACTTATATCAGAAGTAGAAAATAATTTCCCTGCATCACTAGCAGCAGCTGAAGCAGTTCTTTGAGTAGTACCATCTTTAGCCTGTTTATCATCACCAGCCTCAGGATTTCCCTCTTTTGGTCCAAGTACCACTTCCACAATATTCTTAATTCCCTCTACTAATTTACCAACATCTTCAGCAACAACACCAGCCCCATTACTATTAAAATCAGCAATAAGACTAGAATCATTGACTATAACCTCACTAACGGCTTTTGCACCATCTATGATCTTAGCAAGTTTTTCACTTAAAGTTGCTACAGCTGCTTCTGTTCCAACAGCATTAGGATTATTTTCAGATTTCATATTTTGGACAATTGTATTAAGCCTTGTCTTTATTGTTGTCAAGCTATCTTCTATATTCTTAAAATATTTTCCAACATCAGACTTTTTAGTTTCAGTATTAAAACCTAAAACACCACCAAGTGAATCCCCAAAAGAAGTAAAAACATCTAAGAAGTCATTACCTAAATTAGCAAGAGAGGATAAGAAAGTATTTCTCTTCTCAAGTTCTTCTATCCCATTATTACAAGCAAGGAATAAAGAGATAAATAATGTTGCACAAATACTTTTTACTTTAATATTTTTAATATTTATTTTCATAATTACGTGCCTCCTTTTTTTTCTCTACCATTTAACTAACATAGGCTAGATATAAAAAAAGAGAAACATCTCTTCATATAGAAAAGTGTTTCCCTTAAATAACTTTATTATTTAATTCACTTATCTTTTACTAATATCTATTTAATAGCATCACTAACTTCACTAGTTATAGGAGTATCATTAGGATTAATTTCCATTGCTTCTTTAACAGTTTTAAGTCCTGTACCAATTGTTTTTCTTATTGCCACAGTTAATGTATTCAATGCCTTAGTTACTGCACTTGTTGCTGCTCCTTTAATCGCATCATCAACACTATTACTACCATTGGCAAATTTACCACCTTTAGCCATAGCTCTTAATGCTATTCCTCCTGCAACTTCCGCATCTTTAGGAGAAGTGACACCAAGACTACCATGAGCAGCATTATTAACAGCTAATTTAGCAGCTTTTCCACTAACACCTATAGAAATAGCTTGTAATATGTCAGCCCCAGTTACTGCCCCAACAGCTTTGGCTGCATCGTTAGCTGCTTTTTTATCATCCGTAGAAGAAGGTCCAGTAGTACCATCAAATAGTTTTCCTACTTCACCAGCATTAGAACTCCTTGCGCTTCTATTATCTTCAGCCTTTTTATCATCCCCAGCCTCATGATTTCCAATAGTCTTCCCTTTGTCGTCTTTAAGTACCACTTCTATAATCTCTCCAAGACCTTTAACTATATCATCAACTTTATCACCAGCATTACCTCTAGAACTCGCACTAGCAACATCACCAAGTGGTGTTTCACCTGTAGTACCAATAGCCTCACTAACAGCTTTTGCTCCGTTAATTATCTTATCAAGTTTTTCACTAACTAATTTGTTAACAGCAGCCTCAGTTGCTGCAACATTAGGATTATTTTCCCTTTTCATATCAGCTACAATTTTATTAAGCTTATCCTTAGTTCCTTGTATAGTCTCTTGAATCTTTTTAAAGTAATCTCCAACCTCAGACTTTTTAGTATCCTTATTAAATCCTAAAACACCCCCAAATGAATCACCAAAAGAAGTGAAGATATTTAAGAAGTCATTACCTAAATTAGCTA comes from Borrelia coriaceae and encodes:
- a CDS encoding variable large family protein — translated: MKINIKNIKVKSICATLFISLFLACNNGIEELEKRNTFLSSLANLGNDFLDVFTSFGDSLGGVLGFNTETKKSDVGKYFKNIEDSLTTIKTRLNTIVQNMKSENNPNAVGTEAAVATLSEKLAKIIDGAKAVSEVIVNDSSLIADFNSNGAGVVAEDVGKLVEGIKNIVEVVLGPKEGNPEAGDDKQAKDGTTQRTASAAASDAGKLFSTSDISSNEKESATDAAKAVGAVTGADILKAMIKNDGDAVKLEKTGGTAAERPKDATIAGAMALRAMAKKGKFANKSNNDAYVKKIVGDAVVSAVTKALNTLTIAIRKTIDSGLKKVKEAMKINSNDIPVTTESKN
- a CDS encoding variable large family protein — encoded protein: MKINIKNINIKSICATLFISLFLSCNNGIEELEKRNTFLSSLANLGNDFLNIFTSFGDSFGGVLGFNKDTKKSEVGDYFKKIQETIQGTKDKLNKIVADMKRENNPNVAATEAAVNKLVSEKLDKIINGAKAVSEAIGTTGETPLGDVASASSRGNAGDKVDDIVKGLGEIIEVVLKDDKGKTIGNHEAGDDKKAEDNRSARSSNAGEVGKLFDGTTGPSSTDDKKAANDAAKAVGAVTGADILQAISIGVSGKAAKLAVNNAAHGSLGVTSPKDAEVAGGIALRAMAKGGKFANGSNSVDDAIKGAATSAVTKALNTLTVAIRKTIGTGLKTVKEAMEINPNDTPITSEVSDAIK